A stretch of Blautia liquoris DNA encodes these proteins:
- a CDS encoding Cna B-type domain-containing protein — MKTRKSQKRKRILCFLLIFLLLYTGVQEPVRAGEVSDMPAEVTSDTDIESSETEEQNLAQENYESGTKEHDGVQESQNSSEKGKQSAETSEEESIKEETKETKTEETKTEETKEEQDEEQEEQLPVKQEELMPIAPFAGNTPGESAADANRYGQISLVKFKQFSNGCMGGMALDAAGKIWSFGYNLYGELGIGGTVENVTGVIAAPNYYGGMKRIPYFVNNNITITEIGSSYETRYALSDDGIVYAWGDGSTYQMGNNSYSTHNYTPQQVPGLPRIKHIFPSDAYLGQGACAALDENDELWVWGSNYPSGKLGTGGISNVGTPTKITIHPDFSDGTRKIVKVVIGEVSAKILDDKGDLWTCGTNANGEQGFGNTVLSNHNFVMIDRSESGMPRIIDVDTSYARLQDGGHDRTVVADENGDAWEWGRTYGDGIVANSAVIKMAPQKIVLDSAEVAEYGYQPKATVVTASEMVCYFIDQHGRPWGWGSGYYFGFGREGGYEDSNDELIRSAAAQQVPKIIGDGDTQIYDSSAKLPVYLGGDIRPTTRFGYGINALNDLHPTIYDEKYMLKDADGTVLSVDGERIKCVRAASADGVSGLTNGKYYKVDSSGKVIAPGIEAMPATDPDEKLWIDLAFKEVPYIAQMDCSLSAYAFIDADGNLFKWGNDGSGAIAWGWDYQNKYDQNGSTTSGLYDRYTYEVMYMRGAPTIDMIDIYAEKPQRKVYKTDDDDSMETATVTVHLPASYHSDSLLADLYSNVASLKYVFIPYDSGNNDFNIDVGELTDSEFMALYNNPAYTQKGELLSGELVSGTEARDETFTVDVTDNGRLILWGENLRYSQNAASVREYERTDYVGASFVTDNFYTLANALHNGEGETASPPNEELYADTSDNVRKSNDDSQYVRISQKDLYGIPLDVSGAVIAEPTFGYDTVEIKSYEGASQPLPAGISPYWKFRETLSSGQPQDKEISVELDKADRISYTHTFLYERDLDYWINPKGEKLWSDMDNLLGLRPSAIELTLKQYERNTQTGAKGDFIQDIETIQVTPDEDQEWNFDFGLHKGYEYTYEVQERAVPGYETEVSYKTDVSGIIGMELTNTLAIKPIRMLKVDSDGTPITADKARFTLSNAEDSEKVLDSDGDEVSSLLLETNAQGSFDIPWQKPGTYKLTETKAPSGYNLLTKDVILEFDSEGNVTVSLGSVTLQPITLTGQEAGAYTCGYEIENKRSAKLPAAGGHGTYYLLFIGGGLMLLAIIAKRRKKKSTDRN, encoded by the coding sequence ATGAAAACACGAAAAAGCCAAAAAAGAAAGCGTATTTTATGTTTTTTGCTTATTTTTCTACTGCTATACACGGGAGTTCAGGAACCGGTTCGTGCCGGAGAAGTGAGTGATATGCCGGCAGAGGTGACGAGTGATACTGACATTGAATCGTCGGAAACAGAAGAACAGAATTTAGCACAGGAGAACTATGAATCGGGAACTAAAGAACACGACGGCGTGCAGGAGAGTCAAAACAGCAGCGAAAAAGGAAAGCAAAGTGCAGAAACTTCTGAGGAAGAATCTATAAAGGAAGAAACAAAAGAAACAAAAACAGAAGAAACAAAAACAGAAGAAACGAAAGAAGAACAAGATGAAGAACAGGAAGAGCAACTTCCTGTCAAACAGGAGGAACTGATGCCCATAGCACCGTTTGCCGGAAATACCCCAGGCGAAAGTGCTGCAGATGCAAACCGCTATGGTCAGATTTCTTTGGTAAAATTCAAGCAGTTTTCAAACGGCTGTATGGGAGGAATGGCCCTTGATGCGGCCGGGAAGATTTGGTCGTTTGGATACAATCTCTATGGAGAATTGGGAATCGGAGGAACGGTTGAAAATGTTACCGGTGTCATTGCGGCGCCGAATTACTATGGTGGCATGAAGCGGATTCCCTACTTTGTAAATAATAATATAACAATTACCGAAATCGGATCCAGTTATGAAACCCGATACGCCTTAAGTGATGATGGCATCGTTTATGCATGGGGAGATGGTTCGACTTATCAAATGGGGAATAATTCTTATAGTACACATAATTATACACCGCAACAGGTTCCCGGACTGCCCAGGATTAAGCATATTTTCCCAAGCGATGCATATCTGGGACAAGGTGCCTGCGCAGCACTTGATGAAAATGACGAGCTTTGGGTATGGGGGTCGAACTATCCAAGTGGAAAATTGGGTACTGGAGGTATCTCAAATGTGGGTACTCCCACCAAGATTACGATTCATCCGGATTTTTCAGATGGAACGAGAAAGATTGTGAAAGTGGTTATCGGAGAGGTCTCGGCCAAGATTCTGGACGATAAAGGGGATTTATGGACCTGTGGTACAAATGCCAATGGCGAACAGGGATTTGGCAATACTGTATTATCTAACCATAATTTTGTGATGATAGACCGTTCGGAGAGCGGAATGCCACGGATTATAGATGTGGATACCTCCTATGCACGACTGCAGGATGGAGGCCATGACCGCACAGTTGTGGCTGATGAAAATGGCGACGCATGGGAGTGGGGACGTACTTATGGCGATGGCATCGTTGCCAACAGTGCTGTAATCAAGATGGCACCGCAAAAGATTGTTCTTGACAGCGCGGAGGTGGCGGAATATGGTTATCAGCCGAAAGCCACAGTGGTAACTGCCAGTGAAATGGTCTGCTATTTTATCGACCAGCATGGAAGACCCTGGGGCTGGGGCTCCGGATACTATTTCGGATTTGGCCGTGAAGGAGGTTATGAGGATTCTAACGATGAGCTGATTCGATCCGCTGCAGCACAGCAGGTACCAAAGATTATCGGAGATGGAGATACACAGATCTATGATTCCAGCGCAAAGCTTCCGGTCTATTTGGGAGGAGATATTCGGCCTACCACCAGATTCGGCTATGGTATTAACGCTCTGAATGATTTACATCCGACGATTTATGACGAAAAATACATGCTGAAGGATGCTGACGGAACAGTGCTTAGTGTTGACGGAGAACGGATTAAGTGTGTCCGTGCAGCCTCGGCCGACGGTGTGAGTGGATTGACCAATGGTAAATACTATAAGGTGGACAGCAGCGGAAAGGTGATTGCCCCTGGGATCGAAGCCATGCCGGCGACGGATCCGGATGAAAAGCTGTGGATTGATCTGGCGTTTAAGGAAGTGCCCTATATTGCCCAGATGGACTGCAGCCTTTCCGCATATGCGTTTATCGATGCGGATGGCAACCTCTTCAAATGGGGAAATGATGGTTCCGGTGCGATTGCCTGGGGATGGGACTATCAGAACAAATACGATCAAAACGGCAGTACAACTTCGGGTCTGTATGACCGGTATACCTATGAGGTCATGTATATGCGGGGAGCTCCTACCATCGATATGATTGATATCTATGCAGAGAAACCGCAGCGCAAAGTATATAAAACCGATGACGATGACAGTATGGAAACCGCGACAGTTACTGTCCATCTTCCGGCCTCATACCATAGTGACAGCTTGCTGGCAGACCTGTACTCAAATGTAGCCAGTTTAAAATATGTATTCATTCCGTATGACAGCGGAAACAATGATTTCAATATCGATGTCGGTGAACTGACGGACAGTGAATTTATGGCGCTGTATAACAATCCTGCTTATACACAAAAGGGAGAATTGCTGAGCGGGGAACTGGTATCCGGTACAGAGGCGAGAGACGAAACATTTACAGTAGATGTAACGGATAATGGAAGGCTGATTCTCTGGGGTGAGAATCTCCGCTATTCACAGAATGCTGCCAGCGTGCGGGAGTATGAAAGAACGGACTACGTTGGGGCATCTTTTGTGACAGATAACTTTTACACACTCGCCAATGCCTTACATAATGGGGAAGGGGAAACTGCATCGCCGCCAAATGAAGAGCTGTATGCAGACACTTCCGACAATGTCCGCAAGAGTAATGATGACAGTCAGTATGTGCGTATTTCCCAGAAAGATTTGTATGGAATCCCCTTGGATGTGTCGGGAGCAGTCATTGCGGAGCCCACATTTGGCTATGATACGGTAGAGATTAAGAGCTATGAAGGAGCCAGTCAGCCACTTCCGGCAGGAATTTCTCCTTATTGGAAGTTCAGGGAGACTCTTTCTTCCGGGCAGCCACAGGATAAGGAAATCAGTGTAGAGTTGGATAAAGCCGATAGGATCAGTTATACCCATACCTTCCTGTATGAACGCGATCTGGATTACTGGATCAATCCCAAAGGCGAAAAGCTATGGTCAGATATGGACAACCTGTTGGGACTGCGTCCCTCTGCGATTGAGCTGACACTGAAGCAGTATGAACGGAATACGCAGACGGGTGCTAAAGGAGATTTTATTCAAGATATTGAGACCATACAGGTAACACCGGATGAAGACCAAGAATGGAACTTCGATTTCGGCCTGCATAAGGGGTATGAGTATACGTATGAAGTGCAGGAACGGGCGGTACCCGGCTACGAAACAGAGGTAAGCTATAAGACAGACGTTTCGGGAATTATTGGGATGGAGCTTACGAATACGCTTGCCATCAAACCGATTCGGATGTTGAAGGTAGACTCTGACGGGACGCCGATAACGGCGGATAAGGCCAGATTTACACTTAGCAATGCGGAGGATTCGGAAAAGGTACTCGATTCGGATGGTGATGAGGTAAGCAGTCTGCTCCTGGAAACAAATGCACAGGGCAGCTTCGATATTCCATGGCAGAAGCCCGGAACATATAAGCTAACGGAGACAAAAGCACCTTCCGGGTATAATCTGTTAACCAAAGATGTAATATTGGAATTCGATTCAGAAGGAAACGTTACAGTGTCTCTCGGAAGTGTGACCCTGCAGCCGATTACATTGACCGGACAGGAAGCTGGGGCCTATACCTGCGGATATGAGATTGAGAATAAGAGATCCGCTAAGCTGCCAGCTGCCGGAGGACACGGGACATATTACCTGTTGTTTATCGGTGGGGGACTGATGCTGCTGGCTATCATAGCCAAACGACGCAAAAAAAAATCTACGGATAGAAATTGA
- a CDS encoding YczE/YyaS/YitT family protein, whose product MKKKLFMRIMIVILGSAIMGLGIDLLVRAGFGLDPLSIFQSGLSNVFHISLGLASQLLMLSILLVLLFLDRSRIGIGTILNSVLVGAFVNWFAPYIQGDGQALFWLRMLAVSGGILFVGVGIGIYISACLGEAGIDALMVYFSEKFRLNIRKVRIILDIILTAAGFALGGRLGWATFVSMFVNGYIIQGTVGIADKILQRIT is encoded by the coding sequence ATGAAGAAGAAATTGTTCATGAGAATAATGATCGTAATCCTTGGGAGTGCGATTATGGGACTTGGCATAGATCTCCTGGTAAGAGCAGGGTTCGGACTGGATCCGCTGTCGATTTTTCAGTCCGGTTTGAGCAATGTGTTCCACATCTCTTTGGGTCTGGCTTCTCAACTTTTGATGCTTAGCATACTGTTGGTGCTGTTGTTCCTGGACCGGAGCAGAATTGGAATTGGCACAATCTTAAACAGTGTGCTGGTAGGTGCTTTTGTCAATTGGTTTGCACCATATATTCAAGGTGATGGCCAAGCTTTGTTCTGGCTTAGAATGCTGGCAGTTAGCGGAGGAATTCTGTTTGTGGGAGTGGGAATTGGTATTTACATCTCGGCATGCCTGGGAGAGGCGGGGATCGACGCTCTGATGGTTTATTTTTCGGAAAAATTCCGGCTTAATATCAGAAAGGTAAGAATTATATTGGATATCATATTGACAGCAGCGGGCTTTGCGCTGGGTGGAAGACTTGGGTGGGCTACCTTTGTGTCTATGTTCGTGAATGGGTATATAATACAGGGTACGGTTGGAATTGCAGATAAAATCTTGCAGCGTATCACTTAA
- a CDS encoding iron-containing alcohol dehydrogenase, with protein MSIFEYDSPSCTLFGFGCIRGIEREIHKRNLKKAFLVADHKLRSTGLVSKVTDTLDAEGTGYYIYSDFKPNPTTDNVNRGAEQFAANQCDFLISVGGGSAHDCAKAVSVLAANGGKIEDYRGVNKSRCTYPLIAVTTTAGTGSECTMDYVVVDEKKNEKYGNFDQNVIPVLSVEDYELMMDMPPSLTAGTGMDALTHAVESYVSTDGALITCELAVSAVRLIFGHLKDAVHRPDQESREAMSVAQFLAGLSFGNAGCGLIHSMSHQLSAVYDLPHGLCNAILMPTASRLNMKDKRAIERYAKLSGLVFPVECNGMKMQEQADYLIARIEKLSEDVGTKRCLAELGVKEEDFSLLADKTLLDTSLRHNLYQPSKEEIEDAFRSLM; from the coding sequence ATGAGTATATTTGAATATGATTCACCCAGCTGCACATTGTTTGGATTTGGGTGTATTCGGGGAATCGAAAGAGAAATTCATAAGAGAAACCTGAAAAAGGCATTTCTTGTAGCGGATCACAAGTTGAGAAGCACAGGACTTGTCAGCAAGGTGACGGATACACTGGATGCAGAAGGAACAGGATACTACATCTACAGCGATTTTAAGCCCAATCCGACGACGGACAATGTGAATCGGGGAGCGGAACAATTCGCCGCGAATCAGTGTGACTTTTTGATTTCTGTGGGAGGCGGCTCTGCGCATGACTGCGCTAAGGCAGTCTCGGTACTTGCTGCAAATGGCGGTAAAATCGAGGATTACCGGGGTGTCAATAAGAGCCGCTGTACCTATCCGCTCATCGCTGTCACGACAACAGCGGGAACCGGAAGTGAATGTACAATGGATTACGTGGTTGTTGACGAGAAAAAGAATGAGAAATACGGTAACTTTGATCAAAACGTAATTCCGGTTCTGTCTGTAGAGGACTATGAGCTGATGATGGATATGCCGCCTTCTCTTACCGCAGGAACCGGCATGGATGCTCTGACACATGCGGTAGAGTCCTACGTCTCCACGGATGGCGCTCTGATTACCTGTGAACTTGCTGTGAGTGCGGTTCGTCTGATTTTTGGACACCTAAAAGATGCTGTGCATCGTCCGGATCAGGAATCGAGGGAGGCGATGTCCGTGGCTCAGTTTCTTGCAGGCCTGTCTTTCGGAAATGCGGGCTGCGGGTTGATTCATTCCATGTCTCATCAGCTGAGTGCTGTGTATGATCTGCCCCATGGGCTGTGCAATGCAATACTCATGCCTACGGCTTCGCGTCTGAATATGAAAGATAAGCGTGCCATAGAGCGCTACGCAAAATTAAGCGGTCTGGTATTTCCAGTGGAATGTAATGGTATGAAAATGCAGGAACAGGCAGACTATCTGATTGCACGGATTGAAAAGCTGTCAGAGGATGTAGGGACAAAACGTTGTCTGGCAGAACTTGGTGTAAAGGAAGAGGATTTCTCCCTTCTGGCAGACAAGACGCTGTTGGATACCAGCTTGCGTCACAATCTCTATCAACCTTCGAAAGAGGAGATTGAGGATGCATTCCGGAGTCTGATGTGA
- a CDS encoding ethanolamine utilization protein EutH, whose product MLNILIAIGALIGAVDYISGNRLKLGDKFEEGFLCMGSTALSMVGIICLAPVLGQVSNAVVAPVFRVFGIDPAMFGCILANNMGGYPLAMAMVEKQEIGLYSGLIVSSTLGATLVYTIPVALGLITPEKQDDFVTGVLIGIVTIPVGSVAGGLAMGIRLPLLLLNTVPVLFISALVIVGFLVLKERVIRGFMAFAWFLKAITILSLGIAAFTYITKISIIPGLGAIEDALAVVTDMCVIQLGSIPLAYLFIRLLKRPLSAVGKLLHINDVSVAAIPISCVNVISVFVMIKDMDRRGIVLSAAWYTHSICILTAHYAYTRSVDSQMVVPMMITKLTGGVLAVVLAYFATKNNKLTKEKLA is encoded by the coding sequence ATGCTGAATATTCTCATAGCGATCGGGGCATTGATCGGTGCTGTGGATTATATAAGCGGAAATCGATTAAAGCTGGGCGATAAATTCGAGGAAGGATTCCTATGTATGGGCTCTACGGCGCTTAGCATGGTGGGAATCATCTGCCTGGCTCCCGTTCTCGGCCAGGTCAGCAACGCCGTGGTGGCCCCGGTCTTTCGAGTGTTTGGAATTGATCCTGCCATGTTCGGATGTATCCTTGCCAACAACATGGGGGGATATCCCCTTGCTATGGCGATGGTTGAAAAGCAGGAGATCGGGCTTTATTCCGGGCTGATTGTCTCCTCTACACTGGGCGCTACTTTAGTCTATACCATTCCGGTGGCTCTTGGACTGATTACCCCAGAGAAGCAAGACGACTTTGTCACAGGGGTTTTGATTGGCATTGTGACCATTCCGGTGGGCTCTGTGGCGGGAGGGTTGGCTATGGGAATACGTCTTCCGCTCCTGCTTTTGAATACGGTTCCGGTACTCTTTATTTCCGCCCTTGTGATCGTTGGATTTTTGGTGTTAAAGGAACGGGTGATCAGAGGGTTTATGGCTTTTGCATGGTTTTTGAAAGCCATCACGATTTTAAGTCTGGGAATTGCTGCATTTACATATATCACGAAGATTTCCATTATACCCGGGCTGGGCGCTATTGAAGACGCTCTGGCAGTTGTGACAGACATGTGTGTCATTCAGCTGGGAAGTATACCGCTGGCTTATCTGTTCATCCGTTTACTGAAACGGCCGCTTTCTGCGGTCGGAAAGCTTTTGCATATCAATGATGTGTCCGTGGCGGCGATCCCCATCTCCTGTGTGAATGTGATTTCCGTCTTTGTGATGATCAAGGATATGGATCGGCGGGGAATTGTGCTGTCCGCCGCGTGGTACACGCATTCCATCTGCATCCTTACGGCCCATTATGCATATACCCGGTCTGTTGATTCACAGATGGTCGTTCCTATGATGATAACGAAACTGACGGGCGGAGTATTGGCAGTTGTACTGGCTTACTTTGCGACAAAAAATAATAAATTGACCAAGGAGAAATTAGCATGA
- a CDS encoding amidohydrolase, which yields MLIKDITILDKEFQPVEHTNVLVENGRFSYVGTKEVTRYAGAFISGKGKVMMPGFYNTHCHVPMTMARGLGEGLSLSDWLTKKMFPFEENLKGEDCYYGALLGAMELISSGCVSISDMYFHILDIARALDGAKIKANICHGLSSSDEQTKPENLKGWKDTLTLLKQTRQRKDDRIQVDAGLHAEYTSSDTLVRAVAELAKDQGLIVHTHISETQKEHRECKERHNEMSPVQYLKSCGIFENPVLAAHCVYLENEDRKIMAKSGASISHCISSNMKLGSGIAPISTYVDDGINVIIATDGAASNNNLNMMEEMHLASLAGKGAFHDSTMLPPAMILKMATVNGAHAQGRKDCGVIEMGKRADFIILDMDKPHLLPTHNLLANLVYSAQSSDLYMTVIDGETVYKNGEFLTIDRERVLYEVTKRVNRICHRKKAKVREC from the coding sequence ATGTTAATAAAGGATATCACGATTTTAGATAAAGAATTTCAGCCAGTGGAGCACACGAATGTGTTGGTGGAAAACGGCCGTTTCAGTTATGTAGGGACCAAAGAGGTGACGAGATACGCGGGAGCGTTTATCAGCGGCAAAGGGAAAGTGATGATGCCAGGATTTTATAACACCCACTGCCATGTGCCTATGACGATGGCACGCGGCCTGGGGGAAGGCTTAAGCTTGAGTGACTGGCTGACAAAAAAGATGTTTCCGTTCGAGGAGAATCTGAAAGGAGAGGATTGTTATTACGGAGCACTGTTGGGTGCTATGGAACTAATCTCCAGCGGTTGTGTGTCTATCTCGGATATGTACTTTCATATTCTGGATATTGCCCGCGCGTTAGATGGGGCAAAAATCAAGGCAAATATCTGCCATGGGCTGTCCTCGTCGGATGAGCAGACGAAACCGGAGAACTTAAAGGGCTGGAAAGATACCCTGACACTTTTAAAACAAACAAGACAACGAAAAGACGATCGCATACAAGTGGACGCTGGATTGCATGCGGAGTACACATCAAGTGATACGTTGGTGAGAGCCGTGGCAGAGCTTGCAAAGGATCAGGGGCTGATTGTCCACACCCATATATCAGAAACACAAAAAGAGCACAGAGAGTGCAAGGAGCGCCATAACGAAATGTCACCCGTTCAATACTTAAAGAGCTGCGGTATCTTTGAAAATCCGGTACTGGCAGCACATTGTGTATATCTTGAAAACGAGGATCGAAAGATTATGGCAAAATCCGGTGCCTCTATTTCGCACTGCATATCCTCAAATATGAAGCTTGGAAGCGGAATTGCACCGATCAGCACTTATGTAGATGATGGAATCAATGTGATCATTGCCACAGATGGGGCGGCAAGCAATAACAACTTGAATATGATGGAGGAGATGCATCTGGCTTCTCTTGCAGGGAAAGGTGCATTTCATGACAGTACGATGCTGCCCCCGGCGATGATTTTGAAAATGGCAACGGTAAATGGTGCCCATGCGCAAGGGAGAAAGGACTGCGGTGTAATTGAGATGGGGAAGCGGGCAGACTTTATCATATTGGATATGGACAAACCGCATTTGCTGCCGACACACAATCTCTTGGCCAATCTGGTGTATTCCGCCCAGAGTTCGGATCTGTATATGACCGTGATAGACGGAGAGACTGTCTATAAGAATGGGGAGTTTCTCACGATAGACCGGGAACGTGTGTTGTATGAGGTTACAAAGCGTGTAAATCGTATCTGTCATCGGAAAAAAGCGAAGGTGCGGGAATGCTGA
- a CDS encoding nucleoside phosphorylase — protein sequence MEKKKRDVLPCIALCEGDIYPRVITCGDPARAEKIARKLDDMKCLAKNREYHTYVGSWKGIPVTVTSHGVGEGGAVIGFESLCRAGAKVIIRVGTCGGMQKEITAGSIVIAKAACREDGVTEKMIPMSYPAIADADVQRALENSANHLQIETHSGIVLTQALFYPGLLESMVRLYMKAGVIAMENEVAGLLVVASLHKVKAGAILAADAPAFELVGVEGYQPDENMVAQAVNQEIEIALDAVISVEIDE from the coding sequence ATGGAAAAGAAAAAAAGAGATGTTCTGCCATGTATTGCACTCTGCGAAGGCGATATTTATCCCAGAGTCATTACCTGTGGGGATCCTGCACGTGCAGAGAAGATTGCGCGTAAATTGGATGACATGAAATGTCTGGCTAAAAACAGAGAATATCATACGTATGTGGGCAGTTGGAAGGGCATACCTGTCACAGTCACCTCGCATGGCGTGGGTGAGGGCGGTGCTGTAATCGGGTTCGAAAGTCTGTGCAGAGCCGGAGCCAAGGTTATCATCCGTGTTGGAACCTGTGGCGGAATGCAAAAGGAGATTACGGCGGGCAGTATTGTGATTGCCAAAGCGGCTTGCCGAGAGGACGGTGTGACGGAGAAAATGATTCCGATGTCTTATCCCGCGATTGCCGATGCCGATGTGCAAAGAGCGCTTGAGAATAGTGCAAATCATCTGCAGATAGAAACACATAGCGGGATTGTCCTCACGCAGGCACTGTTTTATCCGGGACTTCTGGAATCGATGGTTCGCCTGTATATGAAAGCAGGTGTGATTGCCATGGAGAATGAGGTGGCAGGTTTACTTGTTGTGGCAAGCCTGCACAAAGTGAAAGCGGGAGCGATTCTCGCGGCGGATGCGCCTGCATTTGAATTGGTGGGCGTAGAAGGATATCAGCCAGACGAGAATATGGTAGCTCAGGCGGTGAATCAGGAGATTGAGATTGCACTGGACGCTGTGATCAGTGTTGAGATTGATGAATAA
- a CDS encoding ABC transporter permease, translated as MNTNLLAVIINSTIRSTTPVLLAALGSAICSQVGVFNIALEGQILIGSFVGIVVNYYTGNVYVAVLCSVLAGAAISSLVSILQVKYRAADMVIGTSVNLLVSGLTSVLLYTILGVKGSFSNPALKPLPKIAIPVVKDIFFVGRVLEHLTFIDYLSYILAAAMFVYLYRTVQGFHVQSVGKNKEAAGSMGIKGLKIQMIAVLVSGALCGLGGAVLSMGQVTLFSENMSSGRGYIAMAAASMGQNQPILIIVSSLFFGFCQAIGVSLQNVIPSQLTLTIPYIATIIALSAFGNKKLKKK; from the coding sequence ATGAATACGAATCTATTAGCAGTTATCATCAATTCAACCATACGGTCTACGACCCCGGTGCTTTTGGCGGCGCTTGGTTCCGCGATCTGCAGCCAGGTAGGTGTATTCAACATTGCGCTGGAAGGTCAGATACTGATCGGTTCTTTTGTCGGTATCGTCGTCAATTATTACACGGGAAATGTGTATGTTGCAGTGTTGTGCAGTGTATTGGCGGGAGCAGCTATATCTTCTCTGGTATCAATTTTGCAGGTTAAGTATCGAGCTGCAGACATGGTGATTGGCACTTCTGTGAATCTTTTGGTCAGCGGACTGACCAGTGTGCTTTTGTATACCATTCTGGGAGTAAAGGGAAGCTTTTCAAACCCTGCCCTGAAACCTCTGCCTAAGATTGCGATTCCTGTAGTAAAGGATATCTTCTTTGTCGGACGTGTTTTGGAGCATCTGACTTTCATTGACTATTTATCCTACATATTGGCGGCGGCGATGTTTGTCTATCTATACCGGACAGTACAGGGCTTTCATGTTCAAAGTGTTGGGAAGAATAAAGAGGCGGCAGGCAGTATGGGAATCAAAGGCCTGAAGATTCAGATGATTGCGGTGTTGGTATCTGGTGCACTCTGCGGTCTTGGCGGAGCGGTGCTCAGTATGGGACAAGTGACTCTGTTTTCAGAGAATATGAGTTCCGGAAGAGGTTACATTGCGATGGCAGCGGCAAGTATGGGACAGAATCAGCCGATTCTCATCATTGTTTCGAGCCTGTTTTTTGGATTCTGTCAGGCGATTGGTGTGTCACTGCAGAATGTAATTCCGTCGCAGCTGACACTGACGATCCCCTACATTGCAACGATCATAGCATTATCTGCTTTTGGAAATAAAAAATTAAAAAAGAAATAG
- a CDS encoding ABC transporter permease: MNKFKSYIKQFAKIMIQPVVATLLGLLVGAVFILLSKENPIVIYRNMFEKSFFDPYYLTQTLTRATPIIICGIATAAAWRAGYINIGVEGQMITGAFAATIVAIYVPLPGFLLLPLSIVIGMIAGGLYASLVAVLNMKFNSSIVICTLMLNYVANYIASYLVSYPFKDHSGDGLSLMTKTIPKSTRFLQFSSSNTLNFGIILAVIVTILFYFMERKTVFGYESKMTGLNPGFARYGGVFERKVMLKTMALSGAIAAVAGICEIFGTKYRYTDNMFTSTSYAWTGLMAALIANLHLIGILAVSIFLSGLQVGGQAIQRSSSIPLQMSTVIQSSITLFVSAKLGMDFLKRRKLKKRQENGGVETS, from the coding sequence ATGAACAAGTTTAAGTCCTATATAAAACAGTTTGCAAAAATCATGATTCAACCCGTTGTGGCAACTTTGCTGGGGCTGCTGGTAGGGGCAGTGTTTATCCTGTTGTCCAAAGAAAATCCGATCGTCATATACAGGAATATGTTCGAAAAATCATTTTTTGATCCCTATTATCTGACACAGACACTGACGAGAGCAACACCGATTATCATCTGCGGTATTGCCACCGCGGCGGCATGGCGCGCCGGATATATCAATATCGGCGTGGAAGGGCAGATGATAACGGGAGCATTTGCCGCGACCATTGTGGCGATCTATGTGCCCCTTCCGGGATTTTTGCTGCTGCCTTTATCAATCGTTATTGGTATGATTGCAGGCGGCCTGTATGCATCGCTTGTGGCTGTATTGAATATGAAATTTAACAGCTCCATCGTAATCTGTACGCTGATGCTCAACTACGTGGCAAATTATATCGCCTCTTATCTGGTCAGCTATCCCTTCAAGGACCACTCGGGAGATGGACTGTCGCTTATGACGAAGACGATCCCAAAGAGTACAAGGTTTCTTCAGTTCAGCTCTTCCAATACACTGAACTTTGGAATTATCCTCGCAGTAATTGTGACAATCCTGTTTTACTTTATGGAGAGGAAAACTGTCTTTGGCTATGAGTCGAAGATGACGGGATTGAATCCCGGATTTGCCCGCTATGGCGGGGTATTCGAACGAAAGGTTATGTTAAAGACCATGGCTCTTAGTGGTGCGATCGCGGCAGTCGCCGGAATCTGTGAGATCTTTGGCACGAAATACCGCTATACAGACAATATGTTTACGAGTACCAGCTATGCATGGACGGGATTGATGGCGGCACTGATTGCGAATTTGCATCTGATTGGCATTCTTGCAGTATCTATCTTTCTTTCCGGCCTGCAGGTCGGAGGACAGGCGATTCAGCGATCCTCAAGCATTCCGCTTCAGATGTCTACGGTAATCCAGAGTAGTATCACATTGTTTGTGTCAGCTAAATTGGGAATGGATTTTTTAAAGAGACGAAAACTTAAGAAAAGACAGGAGAATGGAGGGGTTGAGACGTCATGA